The Gallus gallus isolate bGalGal1 chromosome 31, bGalGal1.mat.broiler.GRCg7b, whole genome shotgun sequence genome includes a region encoding these proteins:
- the LOC101748207 gene encoding CD5 antigen-like, whose product MGGLRSLGLCLALCCGAVIGSVPARLSGSHSPCQGRVELLQDGTWASVCAMGWDLAAAHVLCRQLGCGRPRAVPVPCSPPMAEGNVVGLRQVLCAGQELDLEHCKLQPGDAASCPSNHVAAVNCEEPFRLRLADGPRRCAGRLEVQRAGRWGTVCDDGWSRANMAVVCQELGCGEAQDLDGERPRFGPGVGHIWLDDVRCQGQEKSLQDCAHRVWGYHDCTHHEDIGVVCQDP is encoded by the exons atggGGGGGCTGCGTAGCCTCGGACTGTGCCTGG CTTTGTGCTGTGGTGCCGTGATTGGATCTG TTCCTGCCCGGCTCTCCGGCAGCCACTCCCCATGCCAGGGCCgcgtggagctgctgcaggacgGCACCTGGGCCTCGGTCTGCGCCATGGGCTGGGACCTTGCAGCTGCCCACGTCCTGTGTCGCCAGCTGGGCTGCGGGCGCCCCCGAGCCgtcccagtgccctgcagccctcccatGGCTGAGGGGAACGTGGTGGGTCTGCGTCaggtgctgtgtgcagggcaggagctggaCTTGGAGCACTGCAAGCTGCAGCCCGGTGACGCTGCATCTTGTCCCTCCAACCATGTGGCTGCTGTCAACTGCGAGG AGCCCTTCAGGCTGCGGCTGGCTGACGGGCCCAGGCGCTGTGCGGGGCGGCTGGAGGTGCAGCGAGCCGGGCGCTGGGGCACGGTGTGTGATGACGGATGGAGCAGGGCCAACATGGCTGTGGTAtgccaggagctgggctgcGGCGAGGCGCAGGACCTGGATGGGGAGCGGCCACGTTTTGGGCCTGGTGTCGGGCACATCTGGCTGGATGACGTCCGATGCCAAGGGCAGGAGAAGAGCCTGCAGGACTGCGCACACCGTGTGTGGGGATACCATGACTGCACCCACCACGAGGACATTGGAGTTGTATGCCAG GATCCCTGA
- the SBK3 gene encoding uncharacterized serine/threonine-protein kinase SBK3-like has product MAEPEEDEEDNAAALEQLMAQAGRALQWQELEEQFCVLAELGSGTYGHVVLTEPRDGGSPVVLKLMLKERTERRAFLREYCIARCLSGHAACIHALPLAFENSTHFAFGQELAPAGDLCNLLTPGEGLPEVLVKRCASQLAEALDFMHSRALVHRDVKLDNVLLFDHECRRVKLADFGLTRLQGSEIGAMSGALPYAPPELCLLQGSDTLELDSSLDVWAFAVLLFCLCTGCFPWAVAASPDPQFEAFSAWQGDTVGRGAPESWGGFECGAQEMLQRLLRLDPDRRSPAIEVRKYLALPWLRAPRSRDRTDGTDGLGAVDGDGHGGGDGDAHGVVDGGPQSPLAQGCTGSGDDGECGDGSYGEGNSMPTTPASAMALCH; this is encoded by the exons ATGGCAGAGCcggaggaggatgaggaggacaACGCGGCAGCTTTGGAGCAGCTGATGGCGCAGGCGGGCCGGGCACTGCagtggcaggagctggaggagcagttCTGCGTGCTGGCCGAGCTGGGCAGTGGCACCTATGGCCATGTGGTGCTCACTGAGCCTCGGGATGGTG GCTCACCAGTGGTCCTCAAGCTGATGTTGAAGGAACGGACAGAGCGACGGGCATTCCTGCGGGAGTATTGCATAGCCCGGTGCCTCTCTGGTCATGCTGCCTGCATCCATGCCCTGCCCCTTGCCTTTGAGAATTCCACACATTTTGCCTTTGGGCAGGAGCTGGCTCCCGCTGGGGACTTGTGCAACCTTCTCACACCAGGG GAGGGTCTGCCTGAAGTGCTGGTAAAGCGCTGTGCCTCTCAGCTGGCCGAGGCACTGGATTTCATGCACAGCCGGGCCCTGGTGCACCGGGATGTCAAGCTGGACAACGTACTGCTCTTCGACCACGAGTGCCGTCGTGTGAAGCTGGCTGACTTTGGGCTCACCCGCCTGCAGGGTTCGGAAATTGGTGCCATGTCTGGTGCGCTGCCCTACGCCCCGCCggagctctgcttgctgcagggctCTGACACACTGGAGCTGGACTCCAGCCTGGATGTTTGGGCTTTTGCCgtgctgctcttctgcctctgcactgGCTGCTTCCCATGGGCTGTAGCTGCCAGCCCTGACCCCCAGTTTGAGGCCTTCAGTGCTTGGCAGGGTGACACAGTGGGCCGGGGGGCACCGGAGTCTTGGGGTGGCTTTGAGTGTGGGGcacaggagatgctgcagcGCCTGCTGCGGCTTGACCCTGACCGCCGCAGCCCAGCCATCGAGGTGCGCAAGTACCTGGCCCTGCCCTGGCTGAGAGCACCCAGAAGTAGGGATCGGACCGATGGCACTGATGGGCTGGGAGCGGTGGATGGTGATGGACATGGAGGGGGGGATGGCGATGCACATGGAGTGGTGGATGGTGGCCCTCAGTCACCCCTTGCCCAAGGGTGTACGGGTTCAGGGGATGATGGGGAGTGCGGTGACGGCAGTTATGGGGAGGGGAACAGCATGCCCACAACACCTGCCAGCGCTATGGCCCTGTGCCACTAG